In one window of Leptolyngbya sp. CCY15150 DNA:
- the lgt gene encoding prolipoprotein diacylglyceryl transferase translates to MIIPWLSPTLAQLASPGPIAFELGPIAIRWYGLLIATSLVVGMSLAQRLGKQFGLTSDHIGELAIWLICGAIPGARLYYVAFEWSRYAEHPWRALAIWQGGIAIHGAILGGAIATLLFARRNRLSFWQLADVVAPSLILGQALGRWGNFFNSEAFGRPTDVPWRLYIPPAQRPPGLADVAYYHPTFLYESLWNLGVLAVLLGLFVWGLRHPGRLKRGTIILVYAVAYSLGRVWIEALRLDSLMLGPLRVAQVVSLTGIALGVVGLVWLYALKRSLPDTRNPPMS, encoded by the coding sequence ATGATCATCCCTTGGCTATCCCCTACCCTGGCCCAGTTGGCCTCCCCCGGCCCCATTGCCTTTGAGCTGGGGCCGATCGCCATACGCTGGTATGGGCTATTGATTGCCACATCGCTGGTGGTGGGGATGTCGTTGGCGCAGCGGTTGGGTAAACAGTTTGGGTTGACCTCCGACCACATTGGCGAATTGGCCATTTGGCTGATCTGCGGAGCCATTCCGGGGGCGCGGCTTTACTATGTGGCGTTTGAGTGGTCGCGCTATGCAGAACACCCGTGGCGGGCCCTAGCGATTTGGCAGGGGGGCATTGCCATTCATGGGGCAATCTTAGGGGGGGCGATCGCCACTCTGTTGTTTGCCCGGCGCAATCGGCTCTCCTTTTGGCAATTGGCAGATGTGGTGGCCCCGTCGCTGATCTTGGGGCAGGCCTTGGGTCGCTGGGGCAATTTTTTCAACTCCGAGGCCTTTGGACGACCCACGGATGTGCCTTGGCGGCTGTATATTCCCCCGGCCCAGCGACCTCCGGGCCTGGCCGATGTGGCCTACTACCATCCCACGTTTCTCTACGAATCTCTGTGGAACCTGGGAGTTTTGGCTGTCCTGTTGGGTTTGTTTGTCTGGGGATTGCGCCATCCGGGGCGGCTAAAGCGCGGCACGATCATTCTGGTCTATGCGGTGGCCTATAGTCTGGGTCGGGTGTGGATTGAAGCGCTGCGGCTGGATAGCCTGATGCTCGGGCCGCTGAGGGTGGCGCAGGTGGTGAGCTTGACGGGGATTGCGTTGGGCGTCGTTGGGCTGGTGTGGCTGTATGCCCTGAAGCGATCGCTCCCCGATACTAGAAATCCCCCAATGTCGTAA
- a CDS encoding bacteriohemerythrin, which translates to MTIAHWHNDYCTGDDRIDREHRSLFDMVNDLHHALERSAPLLELRDLLTTMATHTVEHFRHEEALMQDHQYPGYARHKQVHDNLLAKVNSLINRLERGEAVLGSEVTACLTEWLAHHIRGEDQSMIRFFQAQNQTLLQSTLNP; encoded by the coding sequence ATGACCATTGCCCACTGGCACAACGATTACTGCACAGGAGACGATCGCATCGATCGCGAACATCGCAGCTTGTTTGACATGGTGAATGACCTGCACCATGCCCTAGAACGATCCGCCCCGCTCTTGGAACTACGGGATTTATTAACCACCATGGCGACCCATACGGTGGAGCACTTCCGCCACGAAGAAGCCCTGATGCAAGATCACCAGTACCCCGGTTATGCCCGCCATAAGCAGGTGCATGACAATTTGTTGGCTAAGGTGAACAGCTTGATCAACCGCCTGGAGCGAGGCGAAGCTGTCCTAGGCTCCGAGGTGACAGCCTGCCTGACAGAATGGCTCGCCCACCACATTCGTGGCGAAGACCAAAGCATGATTCGCTTCTTTCAAGCGCAGAACCAAACCCTGTTGCAATCTACCCTAAACCCCTGA
- a CDS encoding C40 family peptidase: MVSTTDLLTATDAPWGYQCRTALNLYSSPDLTSLATQAIAGRQLRILSSPQGAEAIAVPVCLVEDDYPGWLALEDLPRLESVETPYEAIAPSATAIQTQMPAVVTILLNWMNRPNRYLWGGTAGPNYDCSGLMQAAFMTLGIWLPRDAYQQADFTRATLSQTWLAELPAAGVSEDWFQPLQLGDLIFFGTPERITHVGFYLGDRYYLHSSGESQGRNGIGIDRLTPNENSISTAYYAQLRGAGRITQSYQPTGQPQWRSP; the protein is encoded by the coding sequence ATGGTATCTACGACTGACCTGCTGACGGCGACCGATGCCCCCTGGGGCTACCAATGTCGCACGGCGCTCAACCTCTATAGTTCGCCAGACCTGACCAGCCTCGCGACCCAAGCGATCGCGGGTCGTCAATTGCGTATCTTATCATCCCCTCAGGGGGCGGAGGCGATCGCGGTGCCGGTGTGCCTGGTGGAAGACGACTATCCCGGCTGGCTAGCGCTGGAGGATCTTCCCAGGCTAGAGTCGGTGGAGACTCCCTACGAAGCGATCGCCCCCAGCGCCACCGCGATCCAAACCCAGATGCCGGCAGTGGTGACTATTTTGCTGAACTGGATGAATCGTCCCAATCGCTACCTTTGGGGCGGCACGGCGGGGCCCAACTACGATTGCTCGGGCCTGATGCAGGCAGCCTTTATGACCTTGGGCATCTGGCTACCCCGCGATGCCTACCAACAGGCCGACTTCACCCGCGCTACCCTATCCCAAACCTGGCTAGCTGAACTTCCAGCAGCAGGAGTCTCAGAAGACTGGTTCCAGCCCTTGCAATTGGGCGATCTGATCTTCTTTGGCACCCCGGAGCGGATTACCCATGTAGGCTTTTACCTGGGCGATCGCTACTACCTGCATAGCTCCGGTGAAAGCCAGGGCCGCAACGGCATCGGCATCGATCGCCTCACGCCCAACGAAAATTCCATCAGCACCGCCTACTACGCCCAACTGCGCGGGGCCGGCCGGATTACCCAAAGCTACCAGCCTACGGGGCAACCCCAATGGCGATCGCCCTAG
- a CDS encoding type II toxin-antitoxin system HicB family antitoxin: protein MTSHYTILIQWSEEDQCYVVSLPEWGDFCHTHGTTYDEALANAQAVLELLITSAQDKNEPLPPPHLFGRSLQMA, encoded by the coding sequence ATGACGAGCCACTATACGATCCTGATTCAGTGGTCAGAAGAAGACCAATGCTACGTAGTTAGCCTGCCAGAATGGGGCGATTTCTGTCACACTCACGGCACCACCTACGACGAGGCCCTCGCCAACGCTCAGGCCGTGCTGGAGTTGCTGATCACCTCAGCCCAGGACAAGAATGAACCGCTGCCACCCCCGCACTTGTTTGGTCGTTCCTTGCAAATGGCTTGA
- a CDS encoding mechanosensitive ion channel family protein — protein sequence MSLLIGTENLAAQLILLILVFVGLGLPTYGQDIPEESTSSFPIETSPETTEPSSETMEDGIFFADVLVRGQPVLQVGSLPELSAADRARVISRRIAGLLNQPNSIEPVTVQLDPSRQMALLKVNNRVLMTVTSQDAVDFDVTIETLAQQWADRLNQVLVKPNLAVDALQRLDGTGRQLVRRTIDLVPSLLGAFFIIGVTWTVARGVRRLGLLWAEETEGDRSTEILIGRLCYGGVWVLGSIIALGVLGLDFAALLGALGLTSVAIGFSLKDVLSNYMSGVILLAARPFRINDQVVIGDYEGTVVQVQLRATTMITYDGRLVYIPNQQVFQSSIINNTASPVRRSDVMVGVDYDADLNTVRQAILEALMLVQGIESEPAPLVLVQELAASTVNLKVRFWVNSRQQSFLQVTSDAAQAIKDKLQAVGIEMPTEIYTLTFRDLPLE from the coding sequence GTGTCTCTCCTCATAGGCACAGAAAACTTAGCGGCTCAGCTTATTTTACTCATCCTAGTGTTCGTTGGCTTAGGGCTGCCAACTTACGGACAGGATATACCGGAGGAGAGTACAAGTTCTTTTCCCATTGAAACATCCCCTGAAACCACAGAACCTTCTAGCGAGACGATGGAAGATGGGATATTCTTCGCCGATGTCTTGGTGCGAGGGCAGCCGGTTCTTCAGGTAGGCAGCTTGCCGGAGTTGAGCGCTGCCGATCGCGCCCGCGTCATTAGCCGCCGCATTGCTGGACTGTTGAATCAGCCTAACTCAATTGAACCAGTCACGGTGCAGCTTGATCCATCTCGGCAGATGGCCCTGCTCAAGGTCAACAACCGGGTGCTGATGACCGTCACGTCGCAAGATGCTGTGGATTTTGATGTCACCATCGAAACGTTAGCTCAACAGTGGGCCGATCGGCTGAATCAAGTTCTGGTAAAGCCTAACCTAGCCGTTGATGCCCTACAGCGGTTGGATGGAACTGGACGTCAGTTGGTACGCCGCACAATTGACTTGGTGCCATCGTTGCTGGGAGCATTCTTCATTATTGGCGTGACCTGGACAGTCGCTAGGGGAGTGCGACGCTTAGGATTGTTATGGGCAGAAGAAACCGAGGGCGATCGCAGCACTGAAATTTTAATTGGGCGATTGTGCTACGGCGGGGTTTGGGTACTGGGAAGTATTATTGCCCTAGGGGTTTTGGGATTAGACTTTGCTGCCTTACTCGGAGCCTTGGGGCTCACCAGTGTTGCGATTGGTTTTAGCCTTAAAGATGTGTTGAGTAACTACATGTCGGGTGTCATTCTGCTGGCAGCTCGGCCCTTTCGCATCAACGATCAAGTGGTGATTGGTGATTATGAAGGAACCGTTGTGCAAGTGCAACTCCGAGCCACAACCATGATTACCTACGACGGGCGGTTGGTCTATATTCCCAATCAACAGGTGTTTCAAAGCTCTATTATCAACAACACGGCTTCTCCAGTGCGGCGCAGTGACGTGATGGTGGGGGTGGATTATGACGCTGATCTGAATACAGTGCGACAGGCAATTCTAGAGGCGTTAATGCTGGTTCAGGGAATTGAGTCAGAGCCAGCTCCTCTAGTTCTGGTTCAAGAGTTAGCAGCCAGTACTGTCAATCTGAAAGTGCGATTTTGGGTTAATTCAAGGCAACAATCATTCCTTCAGGTTACCTCTGATGCAGCCCAAGCGATCAAAGATAAATTGCAGGCCGTTGGTATTGAAATGCCCACGGAGATTTACACCCTGACGTTTCGAGATCTCCCTCTAGAGTGA
- a CDS encoding tetratricopeptide repeat protein: MNQDAICERLCRFVITADQPQCYQDAVEQLLYRHVCFFFAEELHTQEAVRNAFQVQILTSVNEILGQFQQSTVDIDVVSSLLKRLSILPELEKKMEAIYAAIQELDTRLEVGFAQFVSQLNSHGVTLQEIIDKFIKDKNNCPARYSHGLSMLGTSLFVGRRSQLDDLHQKLLGQPTGTTQQVAIVAAAGMGGVGKTALARAYVRDHQADYPGGIWWLRVKGVDLVSEILTVAAVFGWEVPDLPIADPQQKQIQQIGWCWQQWQTQSPGIRLLVLDDVPKYEDVRHFLPTDASFRVLLTSRNRFGTPVQRLDLGVMKRAEAFRTLRCYVGDDDRIRADVPTAKRILEWLGYLPLGIELVGKYLERRPSVTLEKLWQRLQDKRLDARAIADLPEERVYEYNLRAALDLSWQELSPMAQQVAGLLASFALAPIPQPLIGAALPSVEEEDLEDALDGELVRGSMVQDLGAGRYQLHQLVREYVRDQLANNLKDVASALRQGMVTALVAQAKTVNYTVTLKDLARMQDVVPHLTQLAEEYPSMVIDEDVVWPFFALARLAQGQSRWQEAERWYGECLTMTETRFGQDHPDVATSLNNLAELYRAMGRYGEAEPLYGRSLAIDEKVYGTDHPDVATSLNNLALLYESMGRYGEAEPLYERSLAIAEQQLGADHPDVATSLNNLAGLYESMGRYGEAEPLYERSLAIAEQQLGADHPDVATSLNNLAGLYYALGRYGEAEPLYERSLSIREQQLRADHPDVATSLHGLAGLYYSMGRYGEVETLYQRSLSIYEQQLGPDHPDVATSLNNLALLYRSMGRYGEAEPLYERSLAIAEQQLGADHPSVATSLNNLAELYRSMGRYGEAEPVYARSLSIYEQQLGADHPSVAASLNNLANLYYSMGRYGEAEPLVARSLSIREQQLGADHPSVAASLNNLAGLYSSMGRYGEAEPLVARSLSIREQQLGVDHPDVAKSLWNIAALYLKMQRLDDAKPAITRAVQIFEKTLGQDHPDTVSALHWWQMIHNGSYP; the protein is encoded by the coding sequence GTGAACCAGGATGCTATTTGTGAACGACTCTGCCGTTTTGTTATCACCGCAGACCAGCCCCAGTGCTATCAAGATGCTGTAGAGCAACTGTTATATCGGCATGTATGTTTTTTCTTTGCTGAGGAACTTCATACCCAGGAAGCTGTCCGCAATGCATTTCAAGTCCAAATATTAACAAGCGTTAACGAAATTCTTGGTCAGTTTCAGCAAAGTACTGTGGATATAGATGTTGTCTCTTCGCTGTTAAAGCGTCTTTCTATCCTGCCGGAGCTAGAGAAAAAAATGGAGGCTATTTATGCTGCAATACAAGAGTTGGACACCCGGCTTGAGGTAGGGTTCGCTCAGTTTGTAAGCCAACTGAACAGTCATGGAGTTACGCTGCAGGAAATAATAGATAAATTCATTAAGGATAAGAACAACTGTCCGGCAAGGTATAGCCATGGGTTATCAATGCTAGGGACATCGCTGTTTGTAGGACGGCGATCGCAACTGGATGACTTGCACCAAAAGCTATTGGGGCAACCAACTGGGACGACCCAACAGGTTGCCATTGTGGCAGCGGCGGGTATGGGCGGCGTGGGAAAGACGGCCCTGGCCCGAGCCTACGTGCGAGACCATCAGGCAGATTATCCCGGCGGCATCTGGTGGCTGCGGGTGAAAGGGGTGGATTTGGTTTCGGAAATTTTGACGGTGGCGGCGGTTTTCGGCTGGGAGGTGCCCGATCTACCCATTGCAGATCCACAGCAGAAACAGATCCAACAAATTGGCTGGTGTTGGCAACAATGGCAGACCCAATCGCCAGGAATTCGCTTGCTGGTGCTGGATGATGTACCGAAGTACGAAGATGTGCGTCATTTCTTGCCGACAGATGCCTCGTTTCGGGTGTTGCTGACGTCGCGCAATCGGTTTGGAACACCTGTGCAGCGGCTGGATTTGGGTGTGATGAAACGGGCAGAGGCTTTTCGCACCTTACGTTGCTATGTGGGAGACGATGATCGGATTCGGGCTGATGTACCCACTGCTAAACGGATTCTAGAGTGGTTAGGCTATCTGCCCTTGGGCATTGAACTGGTGGGTAAATATTTGGAACGTCGCCCCAGCGTCACCTTAGAAAAACTCTGGCAACGGCTTCAAGACAAGCGCCTAGATGCCAGGGCCATAGCAGATCTGCCTGAGGAACGGGTCTATGAATACAACCTGCGGGCAGCGCTGGACTTGAGTTGGCAAGAGCTTTCACCCATGGCGCAACAGGTAGCGGGGCTGCTGGCTAGTTTTGCCCTAGCTCCCATTCCTCAGCCATTGATCGGAGCAGCGTTACCGTCAGTGGAGGAGGAAGACCTAGAGGATGCCCTGGATGGAGAACTGGTGCGCGGCTCGATGGTGCAGGATCTGGGAGCAGGACGCTATCAACTGCATCAACTGGTGAGGGAATATGTGCGTGACCAGCTTGCCAATAATCTCAAAGATGTGGCTTCAGCCTTACGGCAGGGCATGGTGACCGCCCTTGTGGCCCAAGCCAAAACGGTTAACTACACTGTGACTCTCAAGGATCTGGCAAGGATGCAAGATGTTGTTCCCCATCTTACCCAGTTGGCCGAAGAATACCCGTCGATGGTGATTGATGAGGACGTGGTGTGGCCCTTCTTTGCCCTAGCGCGTCTAGCACAAGGACAAAGCCGCTGGCAAGAGGCCGAACGCTGGTACGGTGAATGTCTGACCATGACTGAAACCCGCTTTGGGCAAGACCATCCCGATGTCGCCACCAGCCTGAATAATCTGGCCGAACTGTACCGAGCGATGGGACGCTATGGGGAGGCAGAACCGCTGTATGGGCGATCGCTTGCCATCGACGAGAAGGTGTATGGAACCGACCATCCCGATGTCGCCACCAGCCTGAATAATCTGGCGTTGCTGTACGAATCGATGGGTCGCTATGGGGAGGCAGAGCCTCTGTATGAGCGATCGCTCGCCATCGCTGAACAGCAGTTGGGAGCCGACCATCCCGATGTCGCCACCAGCCTGAATAATCTGGCCGGGCTGTACGAATCGATGGGTCGCTATGGGGAAGCGGAACCGCTGTATGAGCGATCGCTCGCCATCGCTGAACAGCAGTTGGGAGCCGACCATCCCGATGTCGCCACCAGCCTGAATAATCTGGCCGGGCTGTACTATGCGCTGGGTCGCTATGGGGAAGCGGAACCGCTGTATGAGCGATCGCTCTCCATCAGGGAACAGCAGTTGAGAGCCGACCATCCCGATGTCGCCACCAGCCTGCATGGTCTGGCCGGGCTGTACTATTCGATGGGCCGCTATGGGGAAGTGGAAACGCTCTATCAGCGATCGCTTTCCATCTATGAACAGCAGTTGGGCCCTGACCATCCCGATGTCGCCACCAGCCTGAATAATCTGGCATTGCTGTACCGATCGATGGGTCGCTATGGGGAAGCGGAACCGCTGTATGAGCGATCGCTCGCCATCGCTGAACAGCAGTTGGGAGCTGACCATCCCTCTGTCGCCACCAGCCTGAATAATCTGGCCGAGCTGTACCGATCGATGGGTCGCTATGGGGAGGCGGAACCGGTCTATGCGCGATCGCTTTCCATATATGAACAGCAGTTGGGAGCCGACCATCCCTCTGTCGCCGCCAGCCTGAATAATCTGGCCAATCTGTACTACTCGATGGGACGCTATGGGGAAGCGGAACCGCTGGTTGCGCGATCGCTCTCCATCCGAGAACAGCAGTTGGGAGCCGACCATCCCTCTGTCGCCGCCAGCCTGAATAATCTGGCCGGGCTGTACTCTTCAATGGGTCGCTATGGGGAAGCGGAACCGCTGGTTGCGCGATCGCTCTCCATCCGAGAACAGCAGTTGGGAGTCGACCATCCCGATGTTGCCAAGAGCCTGTGGAATATTGCGGCTCTTTACTTGAAGATGCAGCGACTGGATGACGCGAAGCCAGCCATTACAAGAGCCGTTCAAATCTTTGAGAAAACCCTAGGACAGGACCATCCCGACACGGTTAGTGCTCTTCACTGGTGGCAAATGATTCATAATGGCTCTTATCCGTGA
- a CDS encoding class I SAM-dependent RNA methyltransferase: protein MTQYFATVARGLEDLAAQELESLGAQHVSTTFAGVGFEGDRSLLYRINLWARLPFRILMQLTTFSCANDKALYRGIQSIDWSQYLTPEQTLAVRATGKNPQLNHTHFSALQVKNAIVDQQRQTFGERSSVDLENPDLAVNIHIQGSRCTVSLDSSGGSLHRRGYRPAVGAAPLKETLAAALIQLSDWTPDLPFLDPLCGSGTLPIEAALRGLNIAPGLFRDRFGFEFWHDFDVELWDQLQQEAEEQELSDLPNFIGGSDRDPEVLDQARHNAYSCGLSEQIVFQQREFADLEAPADSGVLMCNPPYGDRLGRDQDLAAFYKLMGDMFKQRFKGWTAFVLTGNLELAKCIGLRPSRRFVVYNGTIECRLLKYEMY, encoded by the coding sequence ATGACCCAGTATTTTGCCACCGTCGCTCGGGGTCTGGAAGACCTCGCCGCTCAGGAACTAGAGTCCCTCGGCGCGCAGCATGTATCAACCACCTTTGCGGGAGTTGGCTTTGAGGGCGATCGCTCCCTTCTCTACCGCATCAACCTCTGGGCACGCCTGCCGTTTCGGATCTTGATGCAGCTCACCACCTTTTCCTGCGCCAATGATAAGGCTCTCTATCGCGGTATTCAGTCCATCGACTGGTCGCAGTATCTCACCCCCGAGCAAACCTTAGCAGTGCGGGCGACGGGTAAGAATCCCCAGCTTAACCATACCCATTTCTCTGCCCTGCAGGTTAAAAATGCCATTGTCGATCAGCAACGCCAGACCTTTGGGGAGCGATCGAGCGTGGATTTAGAAAATCCTGACCTAGCGGTGAATATTCATATCCAGGGTAGTCGCTGTACGGTGAGTTTAGATAGCTCCGGGGGCAGTCTGCATCGGCGCGGCTATCGTCCTGCGGTGGGGGCAGCACCGCTGAAGGAAACCCTAGCGGCGGCTTTAATCCAACTGAGTGACTGGACGCCGGATCTACCGTTTTTGGATCCCCTATGCGGGTCGGGCACGTTGCCGATTGAGGCGGCGTTGCGGGGGTTAAATATTGCGCCGGGGCTGTTCCGCGATCGCTTTGGCTTTGAATTTTGGCACGATTTTGACGTGGAACTGTGGGATCAGCTACAGCAGGAGGCGGAGGAGCAGGAGTTATCTGATTTGCCGAATTTTATCGGGGGGAGCGATCGCGACCCTGAAGTTCTAGACCAAGCGCGGCACAATGCCTATAGCTGTGGCTTATCTGAGCAGATTGTATTCCAGCAGCGGGAGTTTGCGGATCTAGAGGCTCCGGCGGATAGCGGTGTGCTGATGTGTAATCCACCCTATGGCGATCGCTTGGGACGAGACCAGGACTTGGCGGCGTTTTATAAGCTGATGGGAGATATGTTTAAGCAGCGGTTTAAGGGCTGGACGGCGTTTGTTTTGACGGGGAATTTGGAGTTGGCGAAATGCATTGGCCTACGCCCCAGCCGTCGGTTTGTGGTCTACAACGGCACCATCGAATGTCGGTTGCTGAAGTATGAGATGTATTGA
- a CDS encoding lysylphosphatidylglycerol synthase domain-containing protein: MIPRLKALKPYLRWVILGGMILFLLAALRDQWREVVALRITGAGWASGAIALGVTLMAHIWSGWVWSWILHDLNQPVTAAWSIATYLKTNIAKYLPGNVWHFYGRVWATHNAGVPLGISTLSVVLEPLLMAAAALAIALLSSPQPNWILPLLSLILILGIVHPRVLNPPLLYLQRTKGRLTNRDASPAAPLGLNHYPLKPFLGELGFVILRGIGFVLTVQVLMPVQGYQVPLLFSAFGFAWLLGLVVPGAPGGLGVFEVTAIAILRQGDSGLPPAVIISAVAIYRLVSILAEAGGAGLVWLDEQRTGSDRPS, from the coding sequence ATGATTCCGCGACTTAAGGCCCTCAAACCCTACCTCCGCTGGGTGATTCTCGGCGGTATGATCCTCTTCCTACTGGCGGCCCTGCGCGACCAGTGGCGGGAGGTGGTGGCTCTGCGGATTACCGGAGCAGGCTGGGCCAGTGGAGCGATCGCCCTCGGCGTGACCCTGATGGCCCACATTTGGTCGGGCTGGGTGTGGAGCTGGATTTTGCACGACCTCAACCAGCCGGTCACCGCCGCTTGGAGCATTGCCACCTACCTGAAAACCAACATCGCCAAATACCTACCCGGCAACGTCTGGCATTTCTATGGGCGCGTCTGGGCCACCCACAATGCCGGCGTACCCCTAGGGATTTCCACCTTGAGCGTGGTGCTGGAACCCTTGCTGATGGCCGCAGCGGCCTTGGCGATCGCCCTCCTCAGCAGCCCCCAACCCAACTGGATCCTGCCCCTGCTCAGCCTGATCCTGATCCTGGGCATCGTCCATCCCCGAGTGCTCAACCCGCCCCTGCTCTACCTACAGCGCACCAAAGGCCGCCTCACCAACCGCGACGCATCCCCTGCTGCCCCCCTCGGTCTCAACCACTATCCCCTCAAACCCTTCCTAGGAGAACTCGGCTTTGTGATCCTGCGGGGCATCGGCTTTGTCTTGACGGTGCAAGTGCTGATGCCAGTGCAGGGCTACCAAGTGCCGCTGCTGTTCAGTGCCTTTGGCTTTGCCTGGCTGCTGGGACTGGTGGTACCCGGTGCGCCAGGAGGATTGGGCGTGTTTGAGGTGACAGCGATCGCCATTTTGCGCCAAGGCGACAGCGGTCTGCCGCCGGCTGTGATCATCAGCGCCGTGGCTATCTATCGCTTGGTGAGCATCTTAGCTGAAGCGGGGGGAGCTGGATTAGTTTGGCTGGATGAACAACGGACAGGGAGCGATCGCCCCTCCTGA
- a CDS encoding serine hydrolase, which produces MPFFHKDAALEQAGDRILDAVWQEFPTLARNQVAMTWVVYDQPVMVNTGGALSPDAFWARSPRGFSYRGVERIYPASVVKLFYLVAVHEWIQQDMIQATAELDRAVRDMIVDSSNDATSLVMDMLSGTTSGPELSAGPFETWKYQRNIVNRYLQSLNWEEFATINANHKTWCDGAYGRERAFLGEAMENRNMLTTEATARLVHSMVGGVAVSSERSQAMMALMKRSLNPADLAADPENQVTGFLGAGVPQEASVWSKAGLTSKVRHDAAYIELPNCLPYQLVVFTEGKEHSNNEAILPFISHQVAQAMQGLSQS; this is translated from the coding sequence ATGCCATTCTTTCATAAAGATGCCGCCCTAGAGCAGGCGGGCGATCGCATTTTAGACGCCGTTTGGCAAGAATTTCCTACCCTGGCCCGCAATCAGGTGGCCATGACCTGGGTGGTCTATGATCAGCCGGTGATGGTGAATACGGGCGGGGCCCTCAGTCCTGATGCTTTTTGGGCGCGATCGCCCCGAGGGTTTTCCTATCGCGGCGTGGAGCGCATCTATCCCGCCAGCGTGGTGAAGCTGTTTTACCTAGTGGCGGTGCATGAATGGATTCAGCAGGACATGATCCAAGCCACGGCGGAGCTAGACCGGGCCGTGCGCGACATGATCGTAGACTCCAGCAACGATGCCACCAGCCTGGTGATGGACATGCTCAGCGGCACCACCAGCGGCCCCGAACTATCTGCCGGGCCGTTTGAAACCTGGAAATATCAGCGCAATATCGTCAACCGCTACCTGCAGTCCCTCAACTGGGAAGAATTTGCCACCATCAACGCCAACCACAAAACCTGGTGTGATGGTGCCTATGGGCGCGAACGGGCGTTTTTGGGCGAAGCGATGGAAAACCGCAATATGCTGACCACGGAGGCCACGGCGCGGCTGGTGCATAGCATGGTCGGGGGGGTGGCGGTGTCGTCGGAGCGATCGCAGGCGATGATGGCGCTAATGAAACGCAGCCTGAATCCGGCGGATCTGGCCGCTGATCCTGAAAATCAGGTGACGGGTTTTCTGGGCGCAGGAGTGCCCCAGGAGGCCTCGGTGTGGTCGAAGGCGGGGTTAACCAGTAAGGTGCGCCACGATGCGGCCTATATTGAACTACCGAATTGCTTACCCTATCAGCTTGTGGTTTTCACGGAAGGTAAGGAACATAGCAATAACGAAGCGATCTTACCGTTCATATCTCACCAAGTTGCCCAAGCCATGCAGGGTCTTTCTCAATCATGA